From the genome of Epinephelus lanceolatus isolate andai-2023 chromosome 23, ASM4190304v1, whole genome shotgun sequence, one region includes:
- the ssbp1 gene encoding single-stranded DNA-binding protein, mitochondrial yields the protein MLRSASAQLFRQVVRYRSTDATLVLERSINRVQLLGRVGQDPVMRQVEGRNPVTIFSLATNEMWRSGDGETNSPGDISQKTTWHRVSVFKPGLRDVAYQYVKKGSRILVEGKLDYGEYVDKNQVRRQATTIIADNIVFLSDNVREKF from the exons TTATTCAGACAGGTGGTGAGATACAGGAGCACAGACGCCACCCTCGTCCTGGAGAGAT CGATAAACCGTGTGCAGCTGTTGGGCCGAGTGGGTCAGGACCCGGTGATGAGACAAGTGGAGGGTCGTAACCCCGTTACCATCTTCTCGCTAGCGACCAATGAAATGTGGCGGTCTGGAGACGGGGAGACAAACTCACCAG GTGACATCAGTCAGAAGACGACATGGCATCGTGTGTCGGTGTTCAAACCTGGTCTGAGAGACGTGGCCTACCAGTACGTCAAGAAAGG GTCGAGGATTCTAGTTGAGGGGAAACTGGACTATGGGGAATATGTGGACAAGAACCAAGTCAGACGTCAAGCCACCACCATCATCGCAG ACAACATCGTCTTCCTGAGCGACAACGTCCGAGAAAAGTTCTGA